In Lysinibacillus sp. 2017, the DNA window TTAACAATGCACGGTACAACGATGCTATTCTTAGCAGCGACACCGATTATCTTTGCCTTTATGAACGCCATCGTACCACTTCAAATTGGTGCGCGTGACGTAGCATTCCCGTTCTTAAATGCACTAGGGTTTTGGCTATTCTTCCTAGGCGCAGTTTTCCTTCACCTATCATTCTTCTTAGGTGGGGCACCTGATGCAGGTTGGACTTCTTATGCATCACTATCTTTATACTCACCAGGCCATGGTATTGATTTCTATATCCTTGGTTTACAAATTTCTGGTGCGGGTACATTAATTTCTGGTATTAACTTCATCGTTACTGTAATTACGATGCGTGCACCTGGTATGACGTTCATGCGTATGCCACTATTCACTTGGACTACTTTAGTATCAAGTTCATTAATCTTATTTGCATTCCCTCCACTTACTGGTGGATTATTCTTAATGTTAGTTGACCGTATGTTCGGAGCAAACTTCTTCGATCATACAATGGGTGGTAACACAATTATCTGGGAGCATTTATTCTGGATTTTCGGGCACCCTGAAGTATACATCTTAGTATTACCAGCGTTCGGTTTATTCTCTGAGATTATTCCAGTATTCGCTCGTAAACGCTTATTCGGATACTCTTCAATGGTATTCGCAACAATCTTAATCGGTTTCTTAGGGTTCATGGTATGGGCTCACCATATGTTCACAGTTGGTTTAGGTGCTACTGCGAACGCAATCTTTGCTGTTGCAACAATGGCAATTGCCGTTCCAACAGGTATGAAAGTATTCAACTGGATCTTAACGATCTGGGGCGGTTCAATTAAAGTTACAGTACCAATGCTTTACGCATTAGGTTTCATCCCGTCATTCGTTGCCGGTGGTGTAACAGGTGTCATGCAAGCAACTGCTCCACTTGACTACCAATTACACGATTCTTACTTTATCGTTGCTCACTTCCACTACGTAATCGTTGGTGGTATCGTAACAGCGTTATTCGGTTCAGCACACTTCTACTGGCCGATCATGTTTAACCGTGCGTTAAATCCGAAGCTTGGAGTACTTACTTTCTGGGTATTCTTCATTGGTTTCCACTTAACGTTCTTCATTCAACATTTCTTAGGCCTAATGGGTATGCCACGTCGTGTATTCACTTACATGGGTGGTCAAGGTTGGGATCTATTCAACCTGATTTCTTCAATCGGCGCTATGATGATGGGTGTTGGGGTAATTTTACTAGTAATCGACGTATTATTATCGATTAAATCAGAACCAGTTAACAAACGTGATTACTGGGGCGATGGTCGTTCACTTGAGTGGGCTATCGAAACGCCACTACCATTCTATAACTTTAAACAAATGCCGCTTGTACGTGGATACGATCCATATTGGATTGAAAAAGAAGAAGGTAACAAAGAAGGAATGGTCTATGCTGAGCCACTAGGTGAAATTCACATGCCAAACAATTCAATTTTACCTTTAGTAATGTCAATCGGCGTATTTATTGCTGCATTTGGTGCTTTATATAGCCCATGGGGTGACCAAGCAATTGCTGGAACAGCAATTCATACTTCACCTGCAGTTTCATTAGCATTAATAATCGGTGGTTTAGGTTTAACAGTTGCATGTATGATCATTCGCTCATTCAAAGACGATTTAGGATTCCATGTATCAGTTGCTGAAGTAGAAGCAATTGAGGCTGATTTAGCTCACTACCGTGCAACAGGAAAAAAAGGGGGTAACAAGTAATGGATATTAATCAAAAATTTACTCCACAAACTTGGCCAAAACACCCTGAACAAGCTACAATGGAAGGGAAGAACAAGTTAGTTGGACTATGGATCTTCCTTGCATCAGATACAGTGTTATTCGCGAGTGTGTTTGCTACATATATCGCACTTAAAGATCACGGTCCTGCGGGAATGGAATTTGCTGCAAAAGATCTTTTTGAATTACCATTAGCATTTATTATGACGATGTTACTTTTAACATCTTCATTAACTTCTGTGTATGCAATGTACCATTTGAAGAATCATAACTTTAATGGCGTTCGTACTTGGATGGCAATTACAGTTCTATTAGGTTTAGGATTCTTAGCTTTAGAAATTTACGAGTTCAATCACTATGTGCATATTGGTTTCGGCTATACTCAATCTGCATTCTCTTCTTCGTTCTTTACATTAGTAGGGATGCATGGTTTACACGTAGTTATTGGTCTAGTATGGATTTCAAGTTTAATCATCCGTAACAGCGGACGTGGGTTAAACTTATACAACGCTCCGAAGTTCTTTGCGGCTTCACTGTACTGGCACTTCATCGACGTTGTATGGGTATTTATCTTCACGGTAGTATATCTGATGGGAGTGTTGGGATAATATGTCACACGAAACTCATATAGAAGTACGTACTCAAGCTCAATACGAATATGATAAAGCTCATTCAAAAGCTCATATGCGTAAACAAGTAGTAAACTTTGCGATTATGATTTTCTTAACATTTATCGCGTTTGCTTCTGTAGTATCTGGCTTTGCGCCAACATTTATTATTCCAATCATTTTATTATTGGCTGGAATTCAAGTCGTATTACAACTTTATGCATTTATGCACTTAGAAGACCGTTCTACACATATGGTTGGTGTAATCGAGTTCTTCATTTGGAGTGCAGCCTTCATCGCGTTTACGTTCTTTGTAGCGTTCACAACGATCATCTGGTGGGGTTAATATGCAGCAAGAAAGCGTCCTTAGCTTAGCTGAGGGCGTTTTCTTATTGTAATATAAAGTATAGAATCATTAGATTGTGTCCAATTTTTGAATAAGGCTATTTTTACGAAGAGTTCTCCCATTGCCCGTGGTTAAACGGAAGTTTTTACGTTTTTTGAACAGAAGTATCAATTTTTTAACAAATACATAAAATACATGTTTGATTTCAAGCAATTGTCATAGTTCTTCCATTGAAGTTCAACAATTGGCAAATTATAATGAAATTACTGATGTTTAAAGGAGCATGATTATATGCCGATTAGTATTTTTGGTTTTCAAGCATTATGGAGTCCTTATTTAATAGGGGTAATCGTATTTCTAACAGTTGTCTATTTTTTAGTAACTGTCACTTGGAGAAAAGATTTCAAAGTAAGTGAACCATTAAAGAAAATTGAAGCAATTTATTTCATTTTAGGTATGATTGTGCTTTATATTGTAAAGGGCTCACCAGTAGATTTGCTTGGTCACATTATGTTTACAATGCATATGACACAGATGGCCTTATTACTATTGTTAGTACCTGTTTTTATTATTAAAGGAATCCCATGGTGGGTTTGGAAAGTAATTGTTGAGGCACCAGTTGTTCGTACGATTTTTAAGATTTTCACAAAACCTTTACTTGCAATTCTCCTTTTTACTGGGCTTTTCTCGGTTTATCATTTACCAGTAGTTTTTGATGCCATTAAATTAAACGAAACAGTCCATGGCATTTTCACGATGATTTTATTTCTTGCTGCATTATTTATGTACTGGCCTTTATTAAATGAAGTGGAAGGACAACACAAAATGAAAAACATTCACAAATTAGGTTATATTGCAGCGAATGCGGTATTAATTACACCTGCTTGTGCATTGATCATTTTTGCTTCAAGTCCAATGTATGGTACATATAGTGACAGTGAAATGTGGATGAAGGCAATGGAGTTATGTGTGCCAGCATCAACATTGTCAGAATTAACTTTATCTGGACCAGAATTATTTTCGAGCATGGATTTAGTTACGGATCAACAAGTTGGTGGCGTTCTTATGAAAATTATTCAGGAAATCATTTTTGGGGTTATTTTATTCCGTATATTCCGTAAATGGTGGAATTCAGAGCGTTCAAATCAACAAGAAATTACTGAAAATGCATTAAAAGAGTTCCAAAACAGAACACAGTATTAAATTTAACATCGAACAGATTACATGTAGATTGGGGATTTGAAAATGGACTTACCTATCTTACCTACGATTAGTACGAGCTTTATCGTTATTAGTGCGGTTTTAGTAGCGATTGGTTGGGTATTAATTGCACAGAAAAAAGTGGAATCACACAAAAAAGTAATGTTTGCAGCGGGTGTAGCAGCATTAATTTTCTTCATAATTTATGTAACACGTACAGTATTTATTGGGAATACCGCATTTGGTGGTCCAGATGATATTAAAGGCTATTATACGTTCTTCTTAATATTCCACATTACCTTAGCAACAGTTGGGGCTGTGTTTGGGATTACAAGCATATTGTCTGGTTATAAAAATAATTTAAAATTACACCGTAAAATTGGTCCAATAACAAGTATTATTTGGTTCTTCGTCGGGATTACAGGGGTTTTAGTTTACTGCTTATTATATATAATTTATGAAGGCGGAGAAACAACCTCTGTATTTAAAGCAATTTTAGGATTTTAACATGTAAGCTTCTCAGGCAAATGCTTGGGAAGCTTTTTATATTTTTGGGGAAATGATAAAGAAAGGCAAAATAAAAAAGCTGGATTGCAGTACCAGCTTTTTGTAGGATTAGATTCCGTATGCAGTAAGTTCTTTGCGAACATCTGCTAATACCGCTTCACACTCTTTTACAAGATGTGCTGGGAATACTTCGTCAGTATATTCTACACCGTGTGGATAGTAGTATTTACCGATAACAGGTTTGTTAATGTTTAAAGTCGCATTATGTGCGCCAACATCGCCAGATACTGCGTTACAGAAAACGCGTAAATAATAGCGACCTTCACGAACATCATAGCAGCGGTCAAAAGCCATACGGTCGTAGTCCCATGCGCCATGACACTCTAAACCAAATTTACCCATTACTGTAGATAAAACTTCTTGGTCAACTTTTACATCTTCGAGTTGTGTGTTTTCAAAATACATCTAGATATCCTCCTTTTGCCTATCGTACATAAGTATACGGTCAAATTTAATAATAGAACAAAATGGTAATTGTTGCAATGACAACATTGTGTCAACGTCATTACAATTGGTATAATAATAAGTAAGAAAATACTTGGAAGAAGGGACTTATGAAGACGCTATTTCGTATTTTAATCATCGCGACATGTTTAGGAATTATTTATTATTATTCAAATGTAGAACCATCAAAAACCGAACTATTAGAAGGACCCTCACAAATTATACAGCCTGTTTCCAATATTGAAGATCAAAAGAAAAATCAAAATAATCTACCTCGACCAACTACTGGGATTTCCAAATTTATCGGTCAATCTAGCACTGATATATTGGATAATTACGGCAAACCTGATCGGATTGATCCGTCTGAATTTGGCTATGAATGGTGGATGTATCATGGAAATGATGCATTATTAATGGTTGGAGTGGAAGATGGAATGGTTACGCAAATTTATACGAATTCTCCGTCTTTTAATACAGCACCTTATGTAATTGATCAGTCGTTAGATGATGTGTATCGAATGACTATTTTTGAACAAGAAGTGACGGTTCAAATCGAAGGCAATCTTTATATTTTTGCGATGAATGAGCAAGATATGCATAGTCGTATTCTTGTTAATTATGAAGGTTTATATGCCCAATTATACATAGATACGGAAACAAATAAGTTGGATGGTGTGCGATTTATCGATGGAAAAACGCTCGTGCTCCATAAACCATATGAATTACAGTTTGTGGGGGAATTATTAGAAGCAACTACACCTTCAAGTTTTCAACAAGTGGATATTAATCGAGCAAATGGCTTACAATTAACGGATTTAGCAAATGCGTATCGACAAAAAAATAGACTGCCTGTTTTACTTGCATCTCCGCAATTAAATTTGCTAGCGGAAACGCAAAGTGAAGGGATGCTTTTAGAAAGTATGGCCACTCAAGCTACAGAACCGACCAAGTCACTAGATGAACGGTTAAATGAAATTGACATGGCTTTTCAAAGTGCAGCTGAAAATGTAGCTTCTAACTATAAAGATTCAATAGAAGTAATGTATGGGTGGATCAATTCAAAAGAGCATCGTGAGTGGCTACTTAATGATAAATTAACACTTATTGGCTCAGGTACATTTGTTAACTACTATACACAAATCTATATCGAACAAAATATTGATTCAGATGAACGCTACGGATTATAGTGGCGTTTTTTTTATTGTGCCATATAGTATGTTGAGGAGTGTGAACGTGCAAATTGCGGAATTGGTGAAGGATTGGCCATGCACAGTAAAGGGCTCGATGCGAACTGATATACAAAGCATTGAAGATGATGCGCGAAAAATCACACCAGGTGCATTGTATATTGCAAGACAAGGTAAGAAATATAATGGAAAAGAATTTATAAAAGAAGCAGTTGAAAAGGGTGCTACAGCAATTGCGATAGATGATGAACTACTTTATGATTCGATCGAAATGAATGTACCGATTGTTTGGGTGCCGAATTGTGAAAGATTTATTGCCTATGCAAGTGCAAAGATTTATGGTTTTCCATCAGAGGCATTATCAATTATTGCAATTACAGGTACGAATGGCAAGACGACGGTTACGCATTTAATTGGTCAACTATTAACTAAACTCAATCAGCAAGTAATGGTTATCGGAACAAATGGTATTTTTGTAAATGGTGTTCAAGAATACGGACATTTAGAAAAATTAACAACGCTCCAGGCAAAAGATTTACATTTTATATGTTCGGAGGCTATTCGAAGAGAAATTCCTTATATAGTGCTCGAAGCATCGTCAATGGGTTTAGCAAAGCATCGATTAGATTATTGCGAAATTGCGTTAGGTGTTTTTCTCAATATTACAGAAGAGCATATTGAGGATCATGGAACTTATGAAAAGTATAAGCAGGCAAAACAAATATTAATGAAATTAGCGAAAAAAGTAATCATTAATAATGATGATGCCACTTGTCGATCCATTGGAATTGCTTCAAAGGGTAAAGCAAAATATTATGGAAAAGCGAATCATGTGAACTATCACATACAACATTTAATCGAATCGACTGAAAGTACCGTTTGTTGTATTCAATATAAAGACGAGAGACATGTTGTGACAATGCCGGTGATAGGGGAATACCAAACGAGCAATGTATTAGCGGCGATTAGCTCTGTTACAGAGTTAGGTTTCCCATTAAATGAAATTTGCGCTGTCATTCCACAGCTAACATTACCTGAAGGACGTTTTGACCGAATTATAAATACGCTGGATCTTTCGGTTTATATTGACTACGCACATACGCCAGACGCGATGAAAATGATCCTACAGACGATTAGAAAAAAAGCAAAGTCTCGTGTCATCGCAGTCTTTAGTTGTGGTGGAGATCGAGACCAAATGAAGCGACCTAAAATGGGCATGATTGCTTCTGCTTTTGCGGATTATATTATTTTAACGACTGATAATGCCCGATCAGAATCCCCTGAACAAATTAACAATCAAATTAAAGAAGGTTTTTCTTCTTATCAAAAATATGAAGAGATTTTGGAACGAAAAGAAGCAATCGAAAAAGCGCTAAAGATGGCACAAAGGGGCGATACGGTTGTCATCCTAGGAAAGGGACATGAAAAAACTCAGCAAATTGGAAGTTCCGTGGATTATTTTTCAGATCATGAATGCGTAAGACAAATTGTGAAGCAATTAGAAACGGGGTAAGGCAGCATCGTAATAATACGATGTCACATTGCTTTTCTGACTTTTTTTCGTTATGATAAAGTCAGATTGGAGGAATTAACTATGCTCATGACTTCAGATTGGGTTTTTGTATTAGATGAGGTTGATGAATTAAGTGCGATGATTCTTTCCTCTCAAGCAGCGCAAAATTTACGACAAGCGTATAAGGCGGTTTATGAGGATGCAGAGCTAAGCGCGCAAATTAAGACCTTTCAACGTTTAAAAGATCAATACGAGGATGTCCAACGATTTGGAAAATATCATCCTGATTACCATACAATTATGAAGAAGATTCGGACAGAAAAACGTCAGCTTGATTTGAATGATCTAGTAGCTGCATTAAAGCTAGCAGAAAATGATTATCAAGATTTACTTGATGAGATAAGCCTGATGATAGGTCATTCTGTTTCGGAAGCGGTCAAAGTACCGGTTAGCAACCCATTTTTAGCAAGTAGTTCATCTTGTGGCACGGGATGCGGTACTGGTGGCGGTTGTTCTTGTTCTGCTTAATAAAAAAGAGCTTGTGAGACCAATAATCTCACAAGCTCTTTTGTGTTAATGAGTAACCTTTTGTAGTAAAACTTGCGCAATATCTGGACGATTTGTTACGACACCCATTGCGCCTTGTTCAATCACGTGGTTCATCGTCAATAAATCATCAATGTTTGTGTAAATTGTAGGGACATTTAAATCTGCTAAAAACTTCACAAATTTTTGCGAATCAAAATTGAATACGCCTAATTTAAGTGGCAAAACAAATAAATCGACTTTTGGATGATACAAGTGACCAAATTGACTTGTAAATGTTGTGATGGCTTTTTTGATATCGCTATCGCCAGCGCCTAAAGCAATACGGTTTTGTGCATATAAATTGAATCGATCAATTTGTTCACTATATGGACTTGTTACAATGATTTGATAATGTACATCTAATTCTTCAATAAGTCGCCATAATTTTGAAGGCATTAAGCTTCCTTCATACGTATCAGGACTATCTTGAATGGAAATAATAAATAATTTGTCATTATAAGTTTCAAAAAGTTCGCGAAGTGTCACAACAGATGCAGCGTCCTCACGGTATGGATGATTTCCATCTAAATCTTCAAAGTAATAGCCAACGTTCAGTTGTTTTAGTTCTTCTAAAGTTAAGTCTTTTACATAGCCAGAGCCGTTTGTGGTGCGATCAACTGTGGCATCATGGAATGCGAGAATTTCCTCATCTTTTGTTAAGCGAATGCTTACTGTAAAGCCATCTACTTCTAAATGTGCTGCGTTTTCAAAAGCTTGTAATGAATGTTCAGGTGCTAAGCCAGCCCCACCATGTTGGGCAATAACAATGGGACGTTCAAATTGTAAAGCTTCTTTTGAGTCGCGCTTTTGTGGCTTCGAAATCGCCTTTGACCCTGCCCAAGCTGCTGCACTTGCCGCAGCAATTGCCAGAGCCACTTTTGTTTTTTTACCCATAAATTTGTCCTCCTCTGACCGTACATAATTCATTTCCAATTTCGTTTGTGTCATGAAAAATAGAGTGCGCTAGGTGGATTTTGCATGAGTTAAATAATCACTCTACTGCTTTCTATTATAACGGGTTGCATGCTTACTGTCTAAACTCTGTT includes these proteins:
- a CDS encoding cytochrome c oxidase subunit I; its protein translation is MSSVTQKKGFGAHVWDYLTSVDHKKIAIMYLAAGTLFFAIAGFEALLMRIQLMFPESTFISAGLYNELLTMHGTTMLFLAATPIIFAFMNAIVPLQIGARDVAFPFLNALGFWLFFLGAVFLHLSFFLGGAPDAGWTSYASLSLYSPGHGIDFYILGLQISGAGTLISGINFIVTVITMRAPGMTFMRMPLFTWTTLVSSSLILFAFPPLTGGLFLMLVDRMFGANFFDHTMGGNTIIWEHLFWIFGHPEVYILVLPAFGLFSEIIPVFARKRLFGYSSMVFATILIGFLGFMVWAHHMFTVGLGATANAIFAVATMAIAVPTGMKVFNWILTIWGGSIKVTVPMLYALGFIPSFVAGGVTGVMQATAPLDYQLHDSYFIVAHFHYVIVGGIVTALFGSAHFYWPIMFNRALNPKLGVLTFWVFFIGFHLTFFIQHFLGLMGMPRRVFTYMGGQGWDLFNLISSIGAMMMGVGVILLVIDVLLSIKSEPVNKRDYWGDGRSLEWAIETPLPFYNFKQMPLVRGYDPYWIEKEEGNKEGMVYAEPLGEIHMPNNSILPLVMSIGVFIAAFGALYSPWGDQAIAGTAIHTSPAVSLALIIGGLGLTVACMIIRSFKDDLGFHVSVAEVEAIEADLAHYRATGKKGGNK
- a CDS encoding cytochrome (ubi)quinol oxidase subunit III, with translation MDINQKFTPQTWPKHPEQATMEGKNKLVGLWIFLASDTVLFASVFATYIALKDHGPAGMEFAAKDLFELPLAFIMTMLLLTSSLTSVYAMYHLKNHNFNGVRTWMAITVLLGLGFLALEIYEFNHYVHIGFGYTQSAFSSSFFTLVGMHGLHVVIGLVWISSLIIRNSGRGLNLYNAPKFFAASLYWHFIDVVWVFIFTVVYLMGVLG
- a CDS encoding cytochrome C oxidase subunit IV family protein is translated as MSHETHIEVRTQAQYEYDKAHSKAHMRKQVVNFAIMIFLTFIAFASVVSGFAPTFIIPIILLLAGIQVVLQLYAFMHLEDRSTHMVGVIEFFIWSAAFIAFTFFVAFTTIIWWG
- the ctaG gene encoding cytochrome c oxidase assembly factor CtaG, giving the protein MPISIFGFQALWSPYLIGVIVFLTVVYFLVTVTWRKDFKVSEPLKKIEAIYFILGMIVLYIVKGSPVDLLGHIMFTMHMTQMALLLLLVPVFIIKGIPWWVWKVIVEAPVVRTIFKIFTKPLLAILLFTGLFSVYHLPVVFDAIKLNETVHGIFTMILFLAALFMYWPLLNEVEGQHKMKNIHKLGYIAANAVLITPACALIIFASSPMYGTYSDSEMWMKAMELCVPASTLSELTLSGPELFSSMDLVTDQQVGGVLMKIIQEIIFGVILFRIFRKWWNSERSNQQEITENALKEFQNRTQY
- a CDS encoding DUF420 domain-containing protein → MDLPILPTISTSFIVISAVLVAIGWVLIAQKKVESHKKVMFAAGVAALIFFIIYVTRTVFIGNTAFGGPDDIKGYYTFFLIFHITLATVGAVFGITSILSGYKNNLKLHRKIGPITSIIWFFVGITGVLVYCLLYIIYEGGETTSVFKAILGF
- a CDS encoding YugN family protein, whose translation is MYFENTQLEDVKVDQEVLSTVMGKFGLECHGAWDYDRMAFDRCYDVREGRYYLRVFCNAVSGDVGAHNATLNINKPVIGKYYYPHGVEYTDEVFPAHLVKECEAVLADVRKELTAYGI
- a CDS encoding CAP-associated domain-containing protein; the protein is MKTLFRILIIATCLGIIYYYSNVEPSKTELLEGPSQIIQPVSNIEDQKKNQNNLPRPTTGISKFIGQSSTDILDNYGKPDRIDPSEFGYEWWMYHGNDALLMVGVEDGMVTQIYTNSPSFNTAPYVIDQSLDDVYRMTIFEQEVTVQIEGNLYIFAMNEQDMHSRILVNYEGLYAQLYIDTETNKLDGVRFIDGKTLVLHKPYELQFVGELLEATTPSSFQQVDINRANGLQLTDLANAYRQKNRLPVLLASPQLNLLAETQSEGMLLESMATQATEPTKSLDERLNEIDMAFQSAAENVASNYKDSIEVMYGWINSKEHREWLLNDKLTLIGSGTFVNYYTQIYIEQNIDSDERYGL
- a CDS encoding UDP-N-acetylmuramoyl-L-alanyl-D-glutamate--2,6-diaminopimelate ligase; amino-acid sequence: MQIAELVKDWPCTVKGSMRTDIQSIEDDARKITPGALYIARQGKKYNGKEFIKEAVEKGATAIAIDDELLYDSIEMNVPIVWVPNCERFIAYASAKIYGFPSEALSIIAITGTNGKTTVTHLIGQLLTKLNQQVMVIGTNGIFVNGVQEYGHLEKLTTLQAKDLHFICSEAIRREIPYIVLEASSMGLAKHRLDYCEIALGVFLNITEEHIEDHGTYEKYKQAKQILMKLAKKVIINNDDATCRSIGIASKGKAKYYGKANHVNYHIQHLIESTESTVCCIQYKDERHVVTMPVIGEYQTSNVLAAISSVTELGFPLNEICAVIPQLTLPEGRFDRIINTLDLSVYIDYAHTPDAMKMILQTIRKKAKSRVIAVFSCGGDRDQMKRPKMGMIASAFADYIILTTDNARSESPEQINNQIKEGFSSYQKYEEILERKEAIEKALKMAQRGDTVVILGKGHEKTQQIGSSVDYFSDHECVRQIVKQLETG
- a CDS encoding YlbF family regulator, yielding MLMTSDWVFVLDEVDELSAMILSSQAAQNLRQAYKAVYEDAELSAQIKTFQRLKDQYEDVQRFGKYHPDYHTIMKKIRTEKRQLDLNDLVAALKLAENDYQDLLDEISLMIGHSVSEAVKVPVSNPFLASSSSCGTGCGTGGGCSCSA
- a CDS encoding glycerophosphodiester phosphodiesterase family protein, with the translated sequence MGKKTKVALAIAAASAAAWAGSKAISKPQKRDSKEALQFERPIVIAQHGGAGLAPEHSLQAFENAAHLEVDGFTVSIRLTKDEEILAFHDATVDRTTNGSGYVKDLTLEELKQLNVGYYFEDLDGNHPYREDAASVVTLRELFETYNDKLFIISIQDSPDTYEGSLMPSKLWRLIEELDVHYQIIVTSPYSEQIDRFNLYAQNRIALGAGDSDIKKAITTFTSQFGHLYHPKVDLFVLPLKLGVFNFDSQKFVKFLADLNVPTIYTNIDDLLTMNHVIEQGAMGVVTNRPDIAQVLLQKVTH